A genomic region of Peptoniphilus sp. ING2-D1G contains the following coding sequences:
- the sdhA gene encoding L-serine dehydratase, alpha chain (L-serine dehydratase converts serine into pyruvate in the gluconeogenesis pathway from serine. This model describes the alpha chain of an iron-sulphur-dependent L-serine dehydratase, found in Bacillus subtilis. A fairly deep split in a UPGMA tree separates members of this family of alpha chains from the homologous region of single chain forms such as found in Escherichia coli. This family of enzymes is not homologous to the pyridoxal phosphate-dependent threonine deaminases and eukaryotic serine deaminases; High confidence in function and specificity), translating to MLNKAEEIIKYCEENNCHIYDLVLDYEMKTLKKSEEEIRFYIDDIIFTMESSATRYLEDETQTRYKMIDGFSKLTYEYAQTEEPIIGKFGAKAMAMAFSTSEVNGSMGKIAAAPTAGSSGIMPAMLVSAKERYNLDQRTLQNGFLTSVGIGQIIGKYATFAGAEGGCQAECGSAAAMAASALTEMLGGTPEQALNAASITLINVMGLVCDPIAGLVQYPCTFRNASGVINSFISTDLALAGVKSIVPFEEVVQAMKEVGDKMDSTLRETGLGGIAGTKTGQCIRKNFLNLKGE from the coding sequence ATGTTAAATAAAGCTGAAGAAATAATTAAATACTGCGAAGAAAACAATTGTCATATCTATGATTTGGTTCTTGATTATGAGATGAAAACTTTGAAAAAGAGCGAAGAAGAAATCAGATTCTACATAGACGATATTATTTTCACAATGGAAAGTTCCGCTACGAGATATCTTGAGGATGAAACGCAAACTCGATATAAAATGATTGACGGATTTTCAAAATTGACCTATGAATATGCACAAACAGAAGAGCCGATAATCGGCAAATTTGGAGCAAAGGCAATGGCCATGGCATTTTCCACATCAGAGGTAAATGGTTCCATGGGCAAAATTGCAGCAGCACCTACGGCGGGTTCTTCGGGTATAATGCCGGCAATGCTGGTTTCTGCAAAGGAACGATATAATTTGGATCAAAGGACATTGCAAAATGGATTTTTAACATCGGTGGGGATAGGACAAATTATCGGGAAGTATGCGACCTTTGCCGGAGCCGAGGGAGGCTGTCAAGCGGAATGTGGTTCAGCAGCCGCAATGGCTGCATCAGCCTTGACCGAAATGTTGGGCGGCACACCCGAGCAAGCTCTTAATGCGGCGAGTATTACGCTTATAAATGTGATGGGGCTTGTCTGCGACCCCATAGCGGGGCTTGTGCAATATCCCTGCACCTTTAGAAATGCATCGGGAGTAATAAATTCCTTTATATCGACGGATCTTGCTCTGGCGGGAGTCAAATCCATAGTTCCCTTTGAAGAAGTGGTTCAAGCCATGAAGGAAGTTGGAGACAAAATGGACTCAACTCTCAGAGAAACAGGTCTGGGAGGAATTGCAGGAACAAAAACGGGTCAATGTATCAGAAAAAATTTTTTAAATCTAAAAGGAGAATAG
- the dctP gene encoding Sodium:dicarboxylate symporter family (It has been shown [PUBMED:8031825] that integral membrane proteins that mediate the uptake of a wide variety of molecules with the concomitant uptake of sodium ions (sodium symporters) can be grouped, on the basis of sequence and functional similarities into a number of distinct families. One of these families [PUBMED:1279699] is known as the sodium:dicarboxylate symporter family (SDF); High confidence in function and specificity) — MSQSNKQFTLGLIPKLIIAIILGTLVGYYLPEQVIQAIVTVSSLFGKFLNFIIPLMIIAFVSKGIADLSEGAGKLLSVTLLLSYGSTLIAGTLSYTMASNIFPSFISEQMVQDIQSASEKTLEPLFKIPLDPIIDVTAALVLAFIMGLAVSVLRQRDSGKTFYALINEFNEIIVMVLSRAIIPLLPFYIFGNFANMAYSGSVFAILAVFIRIFACIIALHLVYLLLMFIVAGTYTGKNPIVSFRKAAPAYFTAVGTQSSAATIPVNINCNKNIGVSKQIRDFVIPLCATCHMPGSMITLTSCVFTLLHMYDMPHGYGLIIRFIAILGIAMVAAPGAPGGAVMSALPFLPVVGIATESPIATILISLYLTQDSFGTAANVTGDNAISMIVEKIYYKHIVKRPIPVEE; from the coding sequence ATGTCACAATCAAACAAGCAATTTACTTTAGGATTGATTCCAAAACTAATCATCGCAATAATACTGGGTACCCTTGTGGGGTACTACTTACCTGAACAGGTAATTCAGGCAATAGTTACGGTATCGTCCCTTTTCGGAAAATTTTTAAATTTTATAATTCCCCTTATGATAATAGCCTTTGTGTCTAAAGGTATTGCTGATTTATCCGAAGGAGCGGGAAAATTATTGTCGGTAACCCTTTTGCTCTCCTATGGTTCAACTTTAATTGCAGGAACTCTATCCTATACCATGGCTTCAAATATATTTCCGAGTTTTATTTCGGAACAGATGGTACAAGACATTCAAAGTGCCAGCGAAAAAACCCTTGAACCGCTTTTTAAAATACCACTGGACCCGATCATAGACGTCACTGCTGCTTTGGTGCTTGCCTTTATAATGGGACTTGCAGTTTCAGTACTTAGACAAAGGGATTCGGGAAAAACATTTTATGCACTTATAAATGAATTCAATGAAATAATAGTAATGGTATTATCAAGAGCCATAATTCCTCTGCTTCCTTTTTACATATTCGGAAATTTTGCCAATATGGCATACTCAGGATCGGTTTTTGCAATACTCGCAGTATTCATAAGAATATTTGCATGTATTATAGCGTTGCATTTGGTTTATTTATTGCTTATGTTCATAGTTGCAGGAACTTACACCGGTAAAAATCCCATAGTTTCCTTTAGAAAAGCTGCACCTGCATATTTCACAGCAGTTGGAACACAATCAAGCGCCGCTACAATCCCCGTAAATATAAACTGCAATAAAAACATAGGAGTTTCAAAACAAATAAGAGATTTTGTAATACCGCTTTGTGCAACCTGCCATATGCCGGGATCCATGATTACACTTACATCCTGTGTATTCACACTTCTGCATATGTATGACATGCCACACGGATACGGTCTTATAATCAGGTTCATAGCAATACTTGGCATCGCAATGGTAGCAGCTCCCGGAGCACCCGGAGGAGCGGTGATGAGTGCGCTTCCTTTCTTGCCTGTAGTGGGAATTGCAACGGAAAGCCCCATAGCTACAATATTGATTTCTCTTTATTTAACACAGGACAGCTTCGGAACGGCGGCAAATGTCACAGGAGATAATGCAATATCCATGATTGTGGAAAAAATTTACTACAAGCATATAGTAAAAAGACCCATTCCCGTGGAAGAATAA
- the folD gene encoding Bifunctional protein FolD (bifunctional 5,10-methylene-tetrahydrofolate dehydrogenase/ 5,10-methylene-tetrahydrofolate cyclohydrolase; Provisional; High confidence in function and specificity) — translation MTKILNSNELYEEIVEEIKEEIAQLKASPKISILRFGAKGADLSYEKGIKKSADILGIQYEIHELDENIEEDKVTDLIDKINKDDNIGGLLIFRPYPANLNETAINNAISPEKDLDCVNPINKAKVYSGDVDGFIPLAPKAAIKLLDHYNVELEGKNCVIINHSNVVGKPLEMILLTRWATVTLCHVKTADLKFHTKHADIVFTAMGVAEMLDDSYFNENSIVIDIGLSKNKEGKWRGDLKADTVDGKIKAYSPVPKGVGSITNLLLLQSALKFYK, via the coding sequence ATGACAAAAATACTCAATTCGAACGAACTTTACGAAGAAATAGTTGAAGAAATTAAAGAAGAAATCGCCCAACTTAAAGCAAGCCCTAAAATATCTATTTTGAGATTTGGAGCGAAGGGTGCCGATCTATCCTACGAAAAAGGAATTAAGAAAAGCGCCGACATATTAGGCATTCAATATGAAATCCACGAACTGGATGAAAATATTGAAGAAGATAAGGTCACAGACTTAATTGATAAGATAAACAAAGACGACAACATAGGCGGTTTGCTTATTTTCAGACCCTATCCCGCAAATTTAAATGAGACCGCAATAAATAACGCAATCTCCCCCGAAAAGGACCTTGACTGTGTAAACCCGATAAATAAAGCCAAGGTTTATTCCGGAGATGTCGATGGATTTATTCCCCTTGCTCCCAAAGCTGCAATAAAACTTTTAGATCATTACAATGTTGAGTTGGAAGGCAAAAACTGCGTTATAATAAATCACTCCAATGTAGTGGGCAAACCCCTTGAAATGATTTTGCTCACAAGATGGGCTACAGTTACCCTTTGTCATGTAAAAACCGCAGATTTGAAATTCCATACAAAACACGCCGATATTGTATTTACTGCAATGGGCGTTGCTGAAATGCTCGATGATTCTTATTTTAATGAAAATTCCATAGTAATAGATATAGGACTTTCAAAAAATAAGGAAGGTAAATGGAGAGGCGATTTAAAGGCCGATACAGTAGATGGAAAAATAAAAGCCTATTCACCGGTTCCCAAGGGCGTAGGCAGCATTACAAACCTGCTTCTGCTTCAAAGCGCTTTGAAATTTTATAAATAA
- the nfo gene encoding putative endonuclease 4 (Endonuclease IV plays a role in DNA repair. It cleaves phosphodiester bonds at apurinic or apyrimidinic sites (AP sites) to produce new 5'-ends that are base-free deoxyribose 5-phosphate residues. It preferentially attacks modified AP sites created by bleomycin and neocarzinostatin; High confidence in function and specificity), with protein MQDNFIIGAHQSFDKGFVGLLKYAEEIHSNTFQFFMRNPRGSKAKKFDGEDADNLLNLMEENNFHAFLVHAPYTLNPSSDKEYVREFALEVMTDDLQKMEYFPDNLYNFHPGNHIGKGTDLAIEEISQLLNTVLFEGMHTTVLLETMSGKGTEVGSTFEEIKSIMDKVYLNKYLGVCLDTCHVYSAGYDIVKDLDGVLKQFDEIIGLKKLHAIHLNDTMTQLGSKKDRHAKIGEGYIGLEAFKIIINHEKLRHLPFYLETPNDNAGHGEEIKLLKSLRHDL; from the coding sequence ATGCAAGATAATTTTATAATAGGCGCACACCAATCCTTTGACAAAGGTTTTGTCGGATTGCTCAAATATGCCGAAGAAATACATTCAAACACCTTCCAGTTTTTTATGAGAAATCCAAGAGGTTCAAAGGCAAAGAAATTTGATGGCGAAGATGCGGACAACCTTTTAAATCTCATGGAAGAAAATAATTTTCATGCATTTTTAGTACATGCACCCTACACATTAAATCCCTCTTCCGATAAAGAATACGTAAGAGAATTTGCCTTGGAAGTAATGACTGATGATTTGCAAAAAATGGAATACTTTCCCGACAATTTATATAATTTTCATCCGGGTAACCACATCGGAAAGGGAACCGATTTGGCCATAGAAGAAATATCCCAATTGCTAAACACAGTTCTCTTTGAGGGAATGCATACAACCGTATTGCTTGAAACCATGAGCGGCAAGGGTACGGAAGTCGGTTCAACCTTTGAAGAAATAAAAAGCATCATGGATAAAGTGTATTTGAATAAATATTTAGGGGTATGTCTCGATACCTGCCATGTCTATTCTGCAGGATATGACATTGTAAAGGACTTAGACGGTGTACTGAAGCAATTTGATGAAATAATAGGCTTGAAAAAACTCCATGCTATTCACTTAAACGACACAATGACACAACTCGGTTCAAAAAAAGACAGACATGCAAAAATCGGAGAAGGCTATATCGGACTTGAAGCCTTCAAAATAATAATAAACCACGAAAAACTAAGACATCTGCCCTTTTACTTGGAAACTCCCAATGATAATGCAGGTCACGGCGAAGAAATAAAATTATTAAAATCATTGAGGCACGATTTATGA
- the sdhB gene encoding L-serine dehydratase, beta chain (L-serine dehydratase is found as a heterodimer of alpha and beta chain or as a fusion of the two chains in a single protein. This enzyme catalyses the deamination of serine to form pyruvate and is part of the gluconeogenesis pathway; High confidence in function and specificity): MAEFSIYDVLGPIMIGPSSSHTAGACRIAKIALRICGEDFKSVEFVLHGSFAATYKGHGTDKALLGGIQGFDTCDDRIRDSFKYAEKNGINYIFKTADLGREYHPNTVKIIFRYDDRDEYVIGSSIGGGVVEIVNINGIALRFRGEFPVILLQYPEQKGVIAYVSSVLSASNYNIESINTNKDTLKNIVTLTVEIDKNLTENLKSAIIDSDRFIFSKYVGV, translated from the coding sequence ATGGCAGAATTCAGTATATATGACGTTCTTGGGCCAATAATGATAGGACCCAGTTCTTCTCATACGGCAGGAGCTTGCAGGATAGCCAAAATAGCCCTAAGAATATGCGGAGAGGATTTTAAAAGCGTGGAATTCGTTCTTCACGGCTCCTTTGCCGCCACTTATAAAGGACATGGAACCGACAAAGCTCTTCTTGGAGGAATTCAAGGCTTTGACACCTGTGACGATCGCATAAGAGATTCCTTTAAATATGCGGAAAAAAACGGAATTAACTATATTTTCAAGACAGCTGATCTTGGCAGAGAGTATCATCCCAATACGGTGAAGATAATTTTCCGCTACGATGACAGAGATGAGTATGTAATAGGAAGCTCCATAGGGGGAGGAGTCGTTGAAATTGTAAATATCAATGGAATTGCCCTTAGATTCAGAGGAGAGTTTCCCGTGATTTTGCTTCAATATCCTGAACAAAAGGGAGTCATTGCCTATGTGTCCTCCGTATTATCGGCAAGTAATTACAATATTGAATCCATAAACACAAATAAGGACACTTTGAAAAATATCGTGACGCTAACCGTTGAAATCGATAAGAACTTAACTGAAAACTTGAAATCTGCGATAATTGACAGCGACAGATTTATTTTTTCCAAGTATGTAGGGGTGTAG
- the walR gene encoding Transcriptional regulatory protein WalR (Two-component signal transduction systems enable bacteria to sense, respond, and adapt to a wide range of environments, stressors, and growth conditions [PUBMED:16176121]. Some bacteria can contain up to as many as 200 two-component systems that need tight regulation to prevent unwanted cross-talk [PUBMED:18076326]. These pathways have been adapted to response to a wide variety of stimuli, including nutrients, cellular redox state, changes in osmolarity, quorum signals, antibiotics, and more [PUBMED:12372152]. Two-component systems are comprised of a sensor histidine kinase (HK) and its cognate response regulator (RR) [PUBMED:10966457]. The HK catalyses its own auto-phosphorylation followed by the transfer of the phosphoryl group to the receiver domain on RR; phosphorylation of the RR usually activates an attached output domain, which can then effect changes in cellular physiology, often by regulating gene expression. Some HK are bifunctional, catalysing both the phosphorylation and dephosphorylation of their cognate RR. The input stimuli can regulate either the kinase or phosphatase activity of the bifunctional HK; High confidence in function and specificity) codes for MKGKILVVDDEKSIAEIIEYNLDREGYEVTLAYDGQECLDVFKNKNFDLIILDIMMPKLDGFSALKEIRKSSSVPVIMLTAKQEEVDKILGLELGADDYVVKPFSMRELIARVKAILRRNGLESEGSKSNILEVGDLKIDMDKYEIKKKNKEINLTLREYELMKYLIEKAGQVVSREELLDKVWDYEYYGDIRTVDVTIRRLREKIEDKGKDYKYILTKRGVGYYFGG; via the coding sequence ATGAAGGGAAAAATTTTAGTCGTTGACGACGAAAAATCAATTGCTGAAATAATTGAATACAATCTCGACAGAGAGGGATATGAAGTTACATTGGCATATGACGGCCAGGAATGTCTGGATGTCTTTAAAAACAAAAATTTCGACCTGATTATTTTAGATATTATGATGCCGAAACTTGATGGCTTTTCTGCATTGAAGGAGATTAGGAAGTCTTCAAGCGTGCCTGTTATAATGCTAACAGCAAAACAGGAAGAGGTAGATAAAATATTAGGGCTCGAACTCGGTGCTGATGATTACGTTGTAAAACCTTTTTCCATGAGAGAGTTGATAGCCAGAGTTAAAGCTATTTTACGAAGAAACGGATTGGAAAGTGAAGGATCAAAATCCAACATCTTGGAAGTGGGAGACCTGAAAATAGACATGGACAAGTATGAAATAAAGAAGAAAAACAAGGAAATAAATTTGACTTTGAGAGAGTATGAACTTATGAAATACTTGATTGAAAAAGCGGGACAGGTGGTTTCCAGAGAAGAACTTTTGGATAAAGTCTGGGATTATGAATATTACGGAGATATTAGAACGGTAGATGTAACTATAAGAAGATTAAGAGAAAAAATCGAAGATAAGGGCAAGGACTATAAATATATTTTGACTAAACGTGGGGTAGGTTACTATTTCGGGGGATAG
- a CDS encoding putative membrane protein (High confidence in function and specificity) codes for MKRIHNLDTLRGFTIISMILYHLFYDLVYIFGLDISFYTISKVKPWQISIAVSFFVISGISASLSKKDKLLKRGLILTLLGILITLITSMAIPDEKIVFGVLNGLGASMIILYFSEKFLKKIDERFLMMVFFALFIIFYHISSGVINLLFTKINIPEALYEHNLFFLGFPSDKFTSSDYFPIIPWVFIYFFGYLAGIYLKKKDFFGTYGRENILSKIGKHSLFIYLLHQVIIYALLYLIFVIIL; via the coding sequence ATGAAAAGAATTCACAACCTGGACACCCTTAGAGGATTCACCATAATATCCATGATTCTGTACCATTTATTTTACGATTTGGTATATATTTTCGGTTTGGATATTTCCTTCTACACCATATCAAAGGTTAAACCTTGGCAAATATCCATAGCGGTGAGTTTTTTTGTCATATCGGGAATTTCCGCATCCTTGAGTAAAAAAGATAAATTATTAAAAAGAGGACTAATTTTAACTCTTCTTGGAATATTAATAACACTTATAACTTCCATGGCAATCCCCGATGAAAAAATAGTCTTTGGAGTATTAAACGGACTTGGAGCTTCAATGATAATTCTCTACTTTTCAGAAAAATTTTTAAAAAAAATCGATGAAAGGTTTTTGATGATGGTGTTTTTTGCTCTATTTATAATTTTTTATCATATCTCATCGGGAGTAATAAATTTATTATTCACCAAAATAAATATACCTGAAGCATTATATGAACACAATTTATTTTTTTTGGGATTTCCTTCAGACAAATTTACATCTTCCGATTATTTTCCCATAATACCATGGGTATTCATATATTTCTTCGGATATTTAGCGGGAATATACTTAAAGAAAAAAGATTTTTTCGGAACCTACGGCAGGGAAAATATTCTTTCAAAAATAGGCAAGCATTCACTATTCATATACCTCTTGCATCAAGTAATCATTTATGCCCTTTTGTACTTGATTTTTGTAATTATACTTTAG
- the pyrC gene encoding Dihydroorotase (Dihydroorotase belongs to MEROPS peptidase family M38 (clan MJ), and includes peptides classified as a non-peptidase homologues. DHOase catalyses the third step in the de novo biosynthesis of pyrimidine, the conversion of ureidosuccinic acid (N-carbamoyl-L-aspartate) into dihydroorotate. Dihydroorotase binds a zinc ion which is required for its catalytic activity [PMID: 1671037]; High confidence in function and specificity): protein MLIKNIRLINPATNTDKVTDIQIEDGIIKDIDHINIKDENTIDGTNLIAAPGFVDVHVHFRDPGFTHKEDLLSGSKAAARGGYTSVVCMANTKPTMDNENTLKDFLKRAEKSPINVHTVVSLTKNLMGEELVDMEGLIEVGAKGFSDDGIPNMNLNIIIEAMNRAEKLGVPISFHEENPHLNVENGINHGEISEEMGLYGSPALSEEIMIARDGLLSLRTGARVDIQHISSEGGVDLVRYYKKRGANLFAEVTPHHFSSTEELIRAKGTLAKMNPPLRTQRDRLAIIEGLKDDTIEIIATDHAPHTEEEKNVQFTKAPSGIIGLETALGLGIKNLVQKGHLTLDKLIEKMTINPAKLYNLRAGNLVKGYSADIVIFDNKEEYTVKDFSSKSKNSPYIGEKLPGKIKYTICRGNIVYKDL from the coding sequence ATGCTAATTAAAAATATAAGACTTATAAATCCTGCAACAAATACCGACAAAGTTACGGATATCCAAATCGAAGATGGTATAATAAAAGACATAGACCACATAAATATAAAGGACGAAAACACAATAGACGGAACGAACTTAATCGCTGCTCCGGGATTTGTAGATGTGCATGTTCACTTCAGAGACCCCGGATTTACCCATAAGGAGGATTTGCTCTCCGGCTCAAAGGCTGCGGCAAGAGGAGGCTACACATCGGTGGTATGTATGGCAAACACAAAACCGACAATGGATAATGAAAATACGCTTAAGGATTTTTTAAAAAGAGCTGAGAAATCTCCTATAAATGTGCATACTGTCGTATCCTTGACCAAAAATCTAATGGGAGAAGAACTTGTTGATATGGAAGGTTTAATTGAAGTGGGAGCAAAGGGCTTTTCAGACGACGGCATTCCCAACATGAACTTAAACATAATAATAGAAGCGATGAATAGAGCTGAAAAATTAGGCGTACCCATATCCTTTCATGAAGAAAATCCTCACTTAAATGTGGAAAACGGCATAAACCACGGAGAAATTTCAGAAGAAATGGGACTTTACGGTTCTCCTGCCCTATCGGAGGAAATAATGATTGCAAGAGATGGGTTGTTGTCCTTAAGAACAGGAGCAAGGGTGGACATTCAACACATTTCCTCAGAGGGAGGAGTGGATTTGGTAAGATACTATAAAAAAAGAGGTGCAAATCTATTTGCTGAAGTGACACCTCACCATTTCTCTTCCACCGAAGAGCTTATTAGAGCAAAGGGTACTCTTGCAAAAATGAATCCTCCCCTTAGAACGCAAAGGGACAGACTTGCAATTATAGAAGGGTTGAAGGATGATACTATAGAGATAATCGCAACAGATCACGCTCCACACACCGAAGAAGAAAAAAATGTCCAATTCACAAAAGCTCCCTCAGGAATAATAGGACTTGAAACAGCTCTCGGTCTCGGAATTAAAAACTTGGTTCAAAAGGGTCACTTGACTCTTGATAAACTAATAGAAAAAATGACGATAAATCCCGCAAAACTATATAACCTAAGGGCGGGAAATCTTGTAAAAGGATACTCTGCAGATATTGTCATTTTCGATAATAAGGAAGAATATACGGTAAAGGACTTTTCCTCAAAATCCAAAAATTCCCCCTATATAGGAGAAAAACTTCCCGGGAAAATTAAATACACTATTTGCAGAGGAAATATTGTCTACAAAGATTTATAA
- a CDS encoding Hypothetical protein (Family membership), translated as MSNGTKKNYPLKYKKQIRTFLILLAVSFLLNIWLFTQSISYKSALADLTEKYEEAKIQAQNSQADAESSAKIKSLESEIQRLKLQNEDLENNAAKNKKSSAFELSEEYGDFVITVDGVNVRKSPGLSGKVVDQFNKGYVFTAYDSSKINGTTWYGFYLNNEDTEYSWVSSALVKPFEP; from the coding sequence ATGAGTAATGGTACCAAAAAAAATTATCCTTTAAAGTACAAAAAACAAATTAGAACCTTTTTGATTTTGCTTGCTGTCTCCTTTCTTTTAAACATTTGGTTATTTACCCAAAGCATTAGCTACAAATCAGCCCTTGCAGATCTTACAGAAAAATATGAAGAAGCAAAGATACAAGCGCAAAATTCCCAAGCAGATGCTGAATCCTCAGCTAAAATTAAAAGTCTCGAGTCGGAAATTCAGAGATTGAAATTGCAAAACGAAGATTTAGAAAACAATGCCGCAAAGAATAAAAAGTCTTCCGCCTTTGAATTATCGGAGGAATATGGCGATTTCGTGATAACGGTAGATGGAGTGAATGTCCGAAAATCTCCCGGACTTAGTGGCAAGGTTGTCGATCAATTCAATAAGGGCTATGTTTTCACCGCCTACGATTCCAGTAAAATAAACGGCACAACTTGGTACGGATTTTATTTAAATAACGAAGATACGGAATACTCATGGGTAAGCTCCGCTTTAGTCAAACCCTTTGAACCTTAA